From Neorickettsia helminthoeca str. Oregon, one genomic window encodes:
- a CDS encoding sensor histidine kinase, whose amino-acid sequence MSNYVTSFILIVALILITSFIGYVKTEEVVLANTVGKNAINIRNVFNHLIWEKYSFMLEMYDSDPIKIEGKPQFIHLQNEAKLFFETLDVVQVEVLYKGEMKIFSLNKYFEHVHHPSNYDFKENISLLSSDNKGNIIATVSLDADEETPSIMEITYNANNIVGPIRFLWISFTLVVILVCIAIFAWSVRKIIKGSRVLNEQFSINTKLKKAKENIEEISLQKSQFLANVSHELKTPLNAIIGFSDLIRTADTASKEHKDYANDIYYSGNHLLNLINDILDFSKSELNSLKIKPSLFDLTRLMETCIRMTTTKRKNIKVSKNFFSNKILIKSDHKRVKQVILNILSNAVKFTDENGDINISIRKLPSEIEIEISDNGVGIPEKDIAKALSVFGQSNTELSRKYDGTGIGLPLSKKLVELMGGVFEINSKEGSGTIVKIRLPHNEKDLI is encoded by the coding sequence ATGTCGAATTACGTAACATCATTTATACTCATTGTAGCGCTAATATTAATAACATCATTTATAGGGTACGTAAAAACTGAAGAAGTGGTATTGGCAAATACTGTGGGGAAAAATGCCATAAATATTCGCAATGTTTTTAATCACTTGATCTGGGAGAAGTACTCATTCATGTTGGAAATGTATGATTCCGATCCAATAAAAATAGAGGGAAAACCACAATTTATACATCTCCAAAATGAAGCAAAACTCTTCTTCGAAACATTGGATGTTGTACAAGTGGAAGTATTATACAAGGGAGAAATGAAAATATTCAGTTTGAATAAATATTTCGAACATGTCCATCACCCGTCGAATTATGACTTCAAAGAAAATATCTCACTCCTATCAAGCGATAACAAAGGAAATATCATAGCTACTGTTTCCCTAGATGCAGATGAGGAAACTCCATCTATTATGGAGATCACTTACAATGCGAATAATATAGTAGGACCTATTCGCTTTCTATGGATCAGTTTTACACTAGTCGTCATTCTAGTTTGCATCGCTATTTTCGCTTGGAGTGTCAGGAAGATAATAAAAGGCTCAAGAGTCTTAAATGAACAATTTTCCATAAATACAAAGCTAAAAAAAGCTAAGGAAAATATAGAAGAGATCAGTCTGCAAAAATCACAGTTTTTGGCGAACGTGAGTCACGAATTAAAAACACCATTAAACGCGATAATAGGATTTTCAGATCTGATACGTACAGCGGATACAGCAAGTAAAGAGCATAAAGATTATGCAAATGATATATACTATTCTGGGAATCACCTTCTTAATCTAATCAATGATATACTGGATTTTTCGAAGTCAGAATTGAACAGTCTGAAGATAAAGCCGAGTCTATTTGACTTAACACGTCTCATGGAGACTTGTATCAGGATGACGACTACCAAGAGGAAAAATATAAAGGTATCGAAGAACTTTTTCTCAAATAAAATTCTGATAAAAAGCGATCACAAACGGGTCAAACAGGTGATACTTAATATACTTTCGAATGCAGTGAAATTCACTGATGAGAATGGAGATATAAACATTTCCATACGTAAATTACCATCCGAAATTGAAATCGAAATATCTGATAACGGTGTGGGAATCCCAGAAAAGGATATAGCAAAGGCATTATCAGTATTTGGACAATCAAATACTGAACTATCGAGAAAATATGATGGCACAGGTATAGGACTCCCGCTCAGTAAGAAGTTAGTCGAACTAATGGGGGGAGTGTTCGAGATAAACAGTAAGGAGGGAAGTGGAACTATTGTGAAGATACGTCTACCTCACAACGAGAAGGATTTGATCTAG
- a CDS encoding ParB/RepB/Spo0J family partition protein has product MLDEIVNLNTDEIDANENQPRRSFDEASLLELSESIKKNGIVQPIVVRRKGNRYQLVVGERRLRAAKKLGLKVIPGIIKEFTDQSSLEIAIIENVQREDLNSIDEAIAYNRLIEEFKYTHEEVASIVGRSRSYITNHVRILSLPDNVKILLRDKKISLGHAKLLISVENNEYIADEVVRLSLNVRQTEDLIRKIINKKQSCSDIKKSSELLMLERKVSERLGMRVVITDTNGKYGSVKVTFKNLDELRNVLERLSQ; this is encoded by the coding sequence ATGTTAGATGAAATCGTTAATCTTAATACTGATGAAATAGATGCAAATGAAAATCAACCTAGGAGGAGTTTTGATGAAGCATCACTATTGGAATTATCAGAATCAATAAAAAAGAATGGAATAGTACAACCGATCGTTGTTAGAAGAAAAGGAAATAGATATCAGCTAGTTGTTGGGGAAAGACGACTCAGAGCTGCAAAGAAATTGGGTTTAAAAGTCATACCCGGAATTATAAAAGAATTTACAGATCAATCATCGCTGGAAATTGCTATCATAGAGAACGTACAAAGAGAAGATTTAAATTCGATAGACGAGGCGATTGCATACAATAGACTCATAGAGGAGTTTAAATATACTCATGAGGAAGTTGCAAGTATTGTAGGAAGGAGTCGTAGCTATATTACGAACCATGTAAGGATATTATCGCTTCCTGATAATGTAAAAATACTTTTAAGAGATAAGAAGATTTCTCTTGGCCACGCGAAATTATTAATAAGTGTGGAGAATAATGAGTACATAGCTGACGAGGTAGTAAGACTTTCTTTAAACGTCAGGCAGACCGAGGATTTAATAAGGAAGATTATTAATAAGAAACAAAGTTGTTCTGATATAAAGAAGAGCAGCGAACTGTTGATGTTGGAGAGAAAAGTCTCTGAGAGGTTAGGGATGAGAGTAGTAATAACCGATACTAATGGGAAGTATGGTAGTGTTAAAGTGACTTTTAAGAATCTTGATGAATTACGGAACGTATTAGAGAGACTGAGTCAGTAA
- the coaD gene encoding pantetheine-phosphate adenylyltransferase codes for MRIGVYAGTFDPVTLGHLDIIKRALLIVDKLIIGIAEKSSKNPTFSSIERLDFVTESISEISGNIEVKIFDGLLVNFMRNENCRIIIRGLRAVSDFEYEFQISWLNHKLAGDIMTIFLPASNETQFLSSTLVKQVATLNGDLSQLLPSQIINKVRKSICSK; via the coding sequence ATGAGAATTGGCGTATATGCTGGAACCTTTGATCCAGTAACTTTGGGACACCTAGACATAATTAAGAGGGCACTGCTAATAGTGGATAAGCTGATCATAGGAATAGCAGAAAAAAGTTCAAAGAATCCAACGTTTTCGAGTATAGAAAGGCTCGACTTTGTCACTGAGTCAATCAGTGAAATATCCGGAAACATAGAAGTAAAAATTTTTGACGGTCTTTTAGTTAATTTCATGAGGAACGAGAACTGTAGAATAATAATACGTGGCCTCAGAGCAGTATCAGACTTTGAATACGAATTCCAAATAAGCTGGCTAAATCACAAGCTTGCTGGAGACATAATGACGATATTTCTTCCAGCATCAAATGAAACACAATTTCTCTCATCGACGCTAGTAAAGCAAGTTGCAACACTAAATGGTGACTTGTCACAATTACTACCATCTCAGATAATCAATAAGGTAAGAAAATCTATTTGCAGCAAATAA
- the hemE gene encoding uroporphyrinogen decarboxylase, which produces MWFMRQAGRYLPEYIQMSRNHTFFQMCDSPEIAAEITMQPIKRFDFDAAIIFSDILVLPRALGCNIEVKKDIGPVIETIDKVESLNYDEFAKKISGTLDAIRITRGLLSKEKKLIGFAGGPWTIALYIIEGKWDKTFLKTKSFINKRYSDFKNIIDILTDATISYLKKQIECGADIIQIFESFASAASFTEFEEFIIEPTKKIVSSIDVPVIGFPKGAGASYLNYVRDTSVDIISTDYSLSLDWIVQNLQQYATIQGNLDPYLLAFNKDKALYQTGKILDSLSGEDFIFNLGHGIYKETPIANIESVLDKIRSKN; this is translated from the coding sequence GTGTGGTTCATGAGACAAGCTGGTAGGTATTTGCCCGAATACATACAAATGTCTAGAAATCATACATTCTTTCAAATGTGTGACTCGCCTGAGATAGCAGCAGAAATAACAATGCAGCCTATAAAAAGGTTTGACTTCGATGCCGCAATAATCTTTTCAGATATTCTTGTTCTACCAAGAGCCCTTGGATGCAATATAGAAGTTAAAAAAGATATCGGACCCGTTATAGAAACCATAGATAAAGTCGAAAGTCTTAATTACGATGAATTCGCGAAAAAAATTTCTGGAACATTAGATGCAATCCGTATCACAAGAGGGCTACTTTCCAAGGAAAAGAAGCTAATAGGTTTTGCTGGAGGACCGTGGACAATAGCACTCTACATAATAGAGGGTAAATGGGATAAAACTTTTCTTAAAACGAAGAGTTTCATAAATAAGCGGTATTCCGACTTTAAAAACATAATAGATATATTGACGGATGCAACAATATCCTATCTTAAAAAGCAAATCGAATGTGGCGCGGATATAATACAAATATTTGAAAGTTTTGCTTCCGCTGCTTCTTTTACTGAATTCGAAGAATTCATCATTGAACCAACGAAGAAGATAGTCAGTTCTATAGATGTTCCTGTAATAGGCTTTCCAAAGGGTGCTGGGGCTTCGTATTTGAATTATGTCAGGGATACGTCTGTGGACATTATAAGTACGGATTATAGCCTCTCCCTTGACTGGATAGTGCAAAATCTACAACAGTATGCTACGATCCAGGGAAACCTTGATCCGTATCTCTTGGCTTTCAACAAGGATAAAGCACTTTACCAGACAGGGAAAATACTTGATTCACTTTCTGGTGAGGATTTTATATTTAATCTTGGGCATGGCATCTATAAGGAGACTCCAATAGCAAACATAGAGTCTGTGTTGGATAAAATAAGATCGAAAAACTGA